The Ictidomys tridecemlineatus isolate mIctTri1 chromosome 6, mIctTri1.hap1, whole genome shotgun sequence genome includes a region encoding these proteins:
- the LOC101974744 gene encoding olfactory receptor 6C76 — protein sequence MKNQTFETEFILLGLTDDPKLNIFIFLFLFFTYLLSITGNITIITLTLVDLHLKTPMYFFLRNFAFLEISFTTVSIPRYLVSITTGDKTISYSSCMAQVFFLILLGATEFFLLTAMSYDRYVAICKPLHYTTIMNSRICTLLVLGSWLTGFLIIFPPVIMGLQLDFCDSKIIDHFTCDSSPLFLISCTDTSFLELLAFILAILTLITTLTLVILSYVFIIKTILRIPSAEQRKKAFSTCSSHMIVVSISYGSCIFMYVKTSAKEGEALTKGIAVLNTSVAPMLNPFIYTLRNQQVKQSFKNLVKKCFSQNSDTLMIP from the exons atgaaaaatcaaacatTTGAAACTGAGTTCATTCTTCTGGGATTAACAGATGACCCAAAgctcaatattttcatttttctctttctatttttcacCTACCTACTGAGCATTACTGGAAACATAACAATTATCACCCTCACTCTGGTAGACTTGCACCTAAAAACacccatgtatttcttcctcagGAATTTCGCTTTCCTAGAAATCTCATTCACCACAGTTTCTATTCCTAGATACCTGGTCAGCATAACAACTGGGGATAAGACCATTTCCTATAGTTCTTGCATGGCTCAGGTGTTTTTCCTCATACTTCTTGGTGCAACAGAATTTTTCCTTTTGACTGCGATGTCCTATGACCGTTATGTGGCTATCTGCAAGCCTCTGCACTACACAACAATAATGAACAGCAGGATCTGCACCCTGCTTGTGCTTGGTTCTTGGCTGACTGGCTTTCTCATCATCTTTCCACCTGTGATCATGGGACTACAACTGGATTTCTGTGACTCCAAAATCATTGATCACTTCACCTGTGACTCCTCTCCTTTGTTCTTGATCTCCTGCACAGACACATCCTTCCTAGAGCTCTTGGCATTTATCCTGGCCATATTAACTCTTATTACAACATTAACATTAGTGATTCTTTCCTATGTGTTCATCATTAAGACAATTCTGAGGATCCCCTCTGCTGAGCAAAGGAAAAAAGCCTTTTCCACTTGCTCCTCACACATGATTGTTGTCTCCATTTCTTATGGAAGCTGCATTTTCATGTATGTCAAGACTTCAGCCAAAGAAGGAGAAGCCTTGACCAAGGGCATAGCTGTGCTCAATACCTCTGTTGCCCCAATGttaaatccttttatttacaCCCTAAGGAACCAGCAGGTCAAACAATCCTTTAAAAACTTGGTCAAGAAATGTTT TTCTCAAAATTCTGATACACTGATGATACCTTAA